One Bacillus sp. 1780r2a1 DNA segment encodes these proteins:
- a CDS encoding sigma 54-interacting transcriptional regulator, translating into MSEHYESLMMEMEAILDASNDNIVIADSDGIILKASKNCKEIYGYDSNSIIGKSAYELEKQQVFSPSVTLAVIKKKKKVQLMQRNKDGGLIMATGIPIFNKKGILYRIVSFSHDLTELKRLKEDYEHLQQQLKQYEVEIQQLKEKEIIRNGMVIKSKNMQHVWELTERVAASDANVVLLGESGVGKTVFARALHQNSERKACPFIEVNCGAIPSSLFESEMFGYESGAFTGANHRGRKGLIEQADKGTLFLDEVGELPLDIQTKLLKVLQEKQITRLGGGKTKKIDFRLVVATNQDLKAKVKNGTFREDLFYRLYVIPITIPPLRERKEDIYSLLKMFLDRFNEQYYVQKSFNPKAIDYLSGYDWPGNVRELENFVERLVVTSPTDIIHVNEDFSYGIHTSETPVQHKNSIYLNQDLTLKEALAEVEKHFLLKAAKENKTTYDIAKELEMSQATVVRRLHKYQINSKMN; encoded by the coding sequence ATGTCTGAACACTATGAAAGCTTAATGATGGAAATGGAAGCTATTTTAGATGCTTCAAATGATAATATAGTGATAGCTGATAGCGATGGAATTATTTTAAAAGCAAGTAAAAACTGTAAAGAAATCTATGGATACGACTCTAACTCTATTATCGGAAAATCTGCTTACGAACTTGAAAAACAGCAGGTATTCTCACCTTCTGTTACGCTGGCCGTTATAAAGAAAAAGAAGAAAGTTCAGCTGATGCAAAGAAACAAAGACGGTGGATTAATCATGGCAACTGGCATCCCAATCTTTAATAAAAAAGGAATCCTGTATCGAATTGTTAGCTTCTCTCATGATTTAACAGAGCTTAAACGATTAAAAGAAGATTATGAACATCTTCAACAGCAACTTAAGCAATACGAAGTTGAGATTCAACAGCTCAAAGAAAAAGAAATAATTCGAAATGGCATGGTAATTAAAAGTAAGAACATGCAGCACGTTTGGGAACTTACTGAGCGAGTAGCTGCAAGTGATGCTAATGTCGTTCTTTTAGGAGAATCCGGTGTAGGAAAAACTGTCTTTGCTCGCGCTTTGCATCAAAACAGTGAGCGAAAAGCTTGTCCTTTTATTGAAGTTAACTGCGGTGCTATTCCAAGCTCTTTATTTGAATCTGAAATGTTTGGTTATGAGAGCGGTGCTTTTACTGGTGCTAACCATAGAGGCCGTAAAGGGTTAATCGAACAAGCTGATAAAGGTACTCTCTTTTTAGACGAAGTTGGCGAACTTCCACTTGATATTCAAACTAAGTTGCTAAAAGTACTCCAAGAAAAACAAATTACACGTCTTGGAGGAGGAAAGACAAAAAAGATTGATTTTCGTTTAGTCGTAGCTACCAATCAAGACCTAAAAGCAAAAGTTAAAAACGGTACGTTCCGAGAAGATCTATTTTATCGCCTATACGTGATTCCTATTACCATCCCACCTCTTCGAGAACGCAAAGAAGATATTTATAGCTTACTAAAAATGTTTTTAGATCGTTTTAATGAGCAGTATTATGTTCAAAAGTCATTTAATCCTAAAGCCATTGATTATTTAAGTGGTTATGACTGGCCAGGGAATGTACGGGAATTGGAAAACTTCGTTGAACGGCTCGTAGTCACTTCTCCTACTGATATCATTCATGTAAATGAAGATTTCTCGTATGGTATTCACACATCTGAAACACCTGTTCAGCATAAAAATTCGATTTACCTAAACCAAGACCTAACATTAAAAGAGGCCTTAGCTGAAGTAGAAAAGCACTTTTTACTAAAAGCTGCCAAGGAAAATAAAACTACATACGATATAGCTAAAGAGCTTGAAATGAGTCAAGCAACTGTTGTTAGACGCTTACACAAATATCAAATTAATTCAAAAATGAATTAA
- a CDS encoding class I SAM-dependent methyltransferase, translating to MENNPFEQMAKGYDTEDRIELSKVIVKEVKTQLKDSQSKSLLDYGSGTGLVSLELTDLVDSVLLVDSSEQMLDIAKGKIAYNDIQNAKTLCADFTKKVPTVKADIVLMSLVLLHIPETKQVLQQLFTLLNDNGKLIIVDFDKNSKISHPKVHNGFSHSELKELLLEVGFASTTIHTFHYGERIFMNQDASMFLSTSLK from the coding sequence ATGGAAAATAACCCATTTGAACAAATGGCCAAAGGATATGATACCGAGGATCGAATAGAATTATCTAAGGTTATTGTTAAAGAGGTAAAAACTCAGTTAAAAGATAGTCAATCAAAATCATTACTGGACTACGGAAGCGGAACGGGACTTGTCAGCTTAGAACTAACGGATTTAGTCGATTCCGTTTTATTAGTAGACTCCTCTGAGCAAATGCTCGATATTGCAAAAGGTAAAATTGCCTATAACGATATTCAAAATGCCAAAACGCTCTGTGCAGACTTCACAAAGAAAGTACCTACTGTTAAAGCAGATATTGTTTTAATGTCACTTGTTCTTCTTCACATTCCAGAAACTAAGCAAGTGTTGCAACAATTATTCACTCTTTTAAATGACAATGGCAAGCTCATTATTGTGGATTTTGATAAAAATTCTAAAATTAGTCATCCAAAAGTTCATAATGGCTTCTCTCACAGCGAACTAAAAGAATTGTTGCTGGAAGTTGGATTTGCATCAACGACAATTCACACTTTTCATTACGGTGAACGTATTTTCATGAACCAAGATGCTTCAATGTTTTTATCCACCAGTCTAAAGTAA
- a CDS encoding galactose mutarotase: MNITQRLFGELHGQEVMAYTMTNDNNMSVTCISLGGIITKIQVPDQAGKVENVVLGYDSVEDYLHNTAYFGAIVGRVAGRIHPAKVEIDNKTYELSKNEGEKHLHGGDKAFSHVIWNAEVKENQDEVSVTFTYNSPDGENGYPGNLKVSVMYTLTNENKLKVSYHGISDQDTLLNMTNHTYFNLSGNVKRDVLEHELIMKSDAFLELNDFMLPTGEKINVTDTAFDLRKGKKVRAGVESQHPQNVKVGNGYDHPFLLNENQNEEITVVDHDSGRKLIVETDQPCVVLYTANMLENTGMIRDVRSREYLGLCLETQNLPNAIHHPEFPSIVLEKNKVYSANTTYQFGTVES; encoded by the coding sequence ATGAACATTACACAACGCTTGTTTGGAGAACTACACGGTCAAGAAGTGATGGCATACACGATGACCAATGATAACAATATGTCCGTAACGTGTATTAGCTTAGGAGGCATCATTACTAAAATTCAGGTGCCAGATCAAGCTGGAAAGGTTGAAAACGTGGTACTAGGTTATGATTCGGTAGAAGACTATCTTCATAACACGGCTTACTTCGGGGCAATTGTCGGACGGGTAGCAGGAAGAATTCATCCAGCTAAAGTTGAAATTGATAATAAAACATATGAGCTTTCAAAAAATGAAGGGGAGAAGCATCTTCATGGTGGAGACAAAGCGTTTAGCCACGTCATTTGGAATGCTGAAGTGAAAGAAAATCAGGATGAGGTAAGCGTTACGTTTACATATAACAGCCCAGACGGTGAAAATGGCTATCCGGGTAATTTAAAAGTCAGCGTAATGTATACGCTTACGAATGAAAACAAGCTTAAAGTGTCATATCATGGAATTTCAGACCAAGATACGCTACTGAATATGACGAACCATACGTACTTTAACTTAAGTGGGAACGTCAAAAGAGACGTTTTAGAACATGAATTAATAATGAAGAGTGATGCTTTTTTAGAACTTAACGATTTTATGCTTCCTACAGGTGAAAAAATAAACGTAACGGACACTGCGTTTGATCTTAGAAAAGGGAAGAAGGTTCGAGCCGGTGTAGAATCTCAGCATCCTCAAAATGTGAAGGTTGGCAATGGTTACGATCACCCGTTTTTACTGAACGAGAATCAAAATGAAGAAATAACGGTGGTTGATCATGATAGTGGGCGTAAGCTTATTGTAGAAACAGACCAGCCATGCGTCGTGTTATATACGGCGAATATGCTTGAAAATACAGGAATGATTCGCGATGTGAGAAGTCGTGAGTACCTTGGCTTGTGTCTAGAGACGCAGAATTTACCAAACGCTATTCACCATCCAGAATTTCCATCCATTGTATTAGAAAAAAACAAAGTGTACTCTGCAAATACGACATATCAATTCGGAACAGTTGAGAGTTAA
- the amyS gene encoding alpha-amylase gives MIFVPTVAPNHKAEAAAQNGTMMQYFEWYVPNDGQHWNRLRNDAAYLKSVGVSAVWTPPAYKGTSQNDVGYGAYDLYDLGEFNQKGTVRTKYGTKAELKSAVSTLKTNGIQVYGDVVMNHKGGADYTENVTAVEVNPSNRNQETSGEYTIQAWTGFNFPGRGTTHSPFKWQWYHFDGTDWDQSRNASRIFKFRGTGKAWDWEVSSENGNYDYLMYADLDFDHPDVANEMKNWGVWYANEVGLDGFRLDAVKHIKHSYLGDWVNHVRTKTGKEMFTVAEYWQNDVNAINNYLAKVNYNHSVFDAPLHYNFHYASQSGGNYDMRNLLNGTVVAAHPTKAVTLVENHDSQPGQSLESVVQPWFKPLAYAFILTRAEGYPSVFYGDMYGTKGNSSYEIPALKTKIEPLLKARKDYAYGTQHNYMDHWDVIGWTREGDSTKAKSGLATLVTDGPGGSKWMYVGKQNAGEVWYDITGNRTDKITINADGWGNFQVNGGSVSVYVQQ, from the coding sequence TTGATTTTTGTGCCAACGGTTGCACCGAATCATAAAGCGGAAGCAGCAGCTCAAAACGGAACGATGATGCAATACTTTGAATGGTACGTGCCTAATGATGGCCAACACTGGAACCGATTGCGCAACGATGCAGCATACTTAAAAAGCGTAGGTGTTTCGGCTGTGTGGACACCTCCTGCTTATAAAGGTACAAGCCAAAATGATGTTGGATACGGGGCTTATGATCTCTATGATTTAGGGGAATTCAATCAAAAAGGAACGGTTCGAACAAAGTATGGAACAAAAGCAGAATTAAAATCAGCGGTTAGTACTCTCAAAACAAACGGCATTCAAGTGTATGGAGATGTCGTTATGAATCATAAAGGTGGCGCTGACTATACCGAAAACGTGACAGCGGTTGAAGTAAACCCTTCTAACCGAAATCAGGAAACTTCAGGTGAATATACCATCCAAGCATGGACTGGCTTTAACTTTCCAGGTCGCGGGACTACACACAGTCCCTTTAAATGGCAGTGGTATCATTTTGACGGAACGGACTGGGATCAATCACGAAATGCCAGCCGCATTTTTAAATTCCGTGGAACAGGAAAAGCATGGGACTGGGAAGTATCGAGTGAAAACGGCAACTATGATTATTTAATGTATGCTGACCTTGATTTTGATCATCCAGATGTTGCGAACGAAATGAAGAATTGGGGCGTATGGTATGCAAACGAAGTTGGCTTAGACGGCTTTCGCTTAGACGCAGTAAAACATATTAAGCATTCTTACCTAGGCGATTGGGTCAATCATGTTCGTACGAAAACCGGAAAAGAAATGTTTACAGTGGCGGAATACTGGCAAAACGATGTGAATGCCATTAACAACTATCTAGCAAAGGTAAACTATAACCATTCTGTCTTTGACGCACCTCTTCACTATAATTTCCACTATGCGTCTCAGTCTGGCGGGAATTATGATATGAGAAACTTATTAAACGGAACGGTTGTGGCTGCGCACCCAACAAAGGCCGTAACGTTAGTTGAAAATCATGATTCACAACCAGGTCAATCCCTAGAATCTGTTGTACAACCTTGGTTTAAACCGCTAGCTTACGCATTTATCTTAACAAGAGCAGAAGGTTATCCAAGCGTATTTTACGGTGATATGTACGGCACGAAAGGAAACAGTTCATATGAGATCCCAGCTTTAAAAACAAAGATAGAGCCTCTATTAAAAGCTCGTAAAGATTACGCTTACGGTACACAGCACAACTACATGGACCATTGGGACGTAATTGGATGGACGCGAGAAGGAGACAGCACAAAAGCAAAATCTGGTCTCGCAACTCTTGTCACAGATGGACCTGGCGGGTCTAAATGGATGTATGTTGGAAAGCAAAATGCCGGTGAGGTTTGGTACGATATCACAGGTAATCGCACAGATAAGATTACGATTAATGCAGATGGATGGGGGAATTTCCAAGTAAACGGTGGATCTGTATCTGTTTACGTTCAGCAATAA
- a CDS encoding pyridoxamine 5'-phosphate oxidase family protein, translated as MSDVKQKVLSILDNYKIGTLATIQNNKPYSRFMMFSHDDLVLYTATNKNAHKVDDIQSNPYVHILLGYDGQGWNDPYVEIEAKALIEDNKELKERFWNDHLKEWINSPDDPNYVLLQLTPENIRYFEKAGSEPEEL; from the coding sequence ATGTCAGATGTAAAACAAAAAGTACTGTCCATTTTAGATAACTATAAGATTGGTACGCTTGCTACAATCCAAAATAACAAACCCTATTCTCGCTTTATGATGTTTTCTCACGATGACCTTGTACTTTACACAGCAACAAACAAAAACGCACATAAGGTTGATGACATTCAATCTAATCCATACGTTCATATTCTCCTCGGCTACGACGGCCAAGGCTGGAATGATCCGTATGTTGAAATTGAAGCCAAAGCTCTAATTGAAGACAACAAAGAGTTAAAAGAAAGATTTTGGAACGATCATTTAAAAGAATGGATTAACAGCCCAGACGATCCAAACTACGTACTTCTTCAGCTAACACCTGAAAACATTCGCTATTTTGAAAAAGCAGGTAGTGAACCAGAAGAGTTGTAA
- the cax gene encoding calcium/proton exchanger: MNRVFFIMVLIGVPLSVIGNLLHWSQVLMFAVFCLTIIALAAYMGRATESLAVVAGPRIGGLLNATFGNAVELIISIFALKAGLIGVVLASLTGSVLGNLLLVGGLSFFIGGLKFKRQEFNVYDARHNSGLLIFAVIVAFVIPEVFSQGMNDQKTIVLSVGVSITLILLYLAALLFKLVTHRGVYQHKSEQVEEHEEPEWSKGRAILVLLLATVAVAYVAESLVHTIETVALRFGWSELFIGVIIVAIVGNAAEHASAIIMAVKNKMGVAVEIAIGSTLQVAMFVAPVLVLISLLFEEQMPLVFTWPELIAMVTAVFVTVAISNDGDTNWFEGAILLGAYIIMGIGFYLI, translated from the coding sequence ATGAATCGAGTGTTTTTTATAATGGTACTCATTGGTGTTCCGCTATCGGTGATTGGGAATCTTCTGCACTGGTCGCAGGTTCTCATGTTTGCAGTGTTTTGCTTAACCATTATAGCTTTAGCGGCTTATATGGGTCGCGCCACAGAAAGTCTCGCTGTTGTCGCAGGACCGCGAATTGGAGGTTTATTAAACGCAACGTTTGGTAATGCCGTTGAACTTATCATTTCTATTTTCGCATTAAAAGCTGGATTGATAGGCGTTGTGTTGGCTTCATTAACAGGTTCTGTTTTAGGCAATCTGCTTCTTGTTGGCGGCTTATCTTTCTTTATTGGCGGATTGAAATTTAAGCGTCAGGAGTTCAACGTATACGATGCGCGTCATAACTCTGGTCTATTGATTTTCGCTGTAATCGTAGCATTTGTTATTCCAGAAGTATTTTCTCAAGGAATGAATGATCAAAAAACGATAGTCCTAAGCGTTGGTGTATCCATTACGTTAATCCTTCTATACTTAGCGGCATTACTCTTTAAGTTGGTGACTCATCGCGGGGTGTATCAGCATAAGAGCGAACAGGTGGAAGAACATGAAGAGCCAGAATGGTCAAAAGGCAGAGCAATTCTTGTTCTACTGCTTGCGACCGTCGCTGTTGCTTATGTGGCAGAAAGTTTAGTACATACAATTGAAACCGTTGCGCTTCGGTTTGGCTGGAGTGAGCTGTTCATCGGGGTTATTATCGTGGCCATTGTCGGAAACGCAGCGGAGCACGCATCTGCCATCATTATGGCTGTGAAAAATAAAATGGGTGTAGCCGTTGAGATTGCGATTGGCTCTACCCTTCAGGTAGCTATGTTTGTGGCCCCTGTATTGGTGTTAATCTCTTTACTGTTTGAGGAGCAAATGCCGCTGGTCTTTACGTGGCCAGAGCTTATTGCTATGGTAACAGCAGTCTTTGTTACTGTGGCCATCTCAAATGACGGAGATACGAACTGGTTTGAAGGTGCAATTTTATTAGGGGCATACATCATTATGGGAATTGGATTTTATTTAATTTAA
- a CDS encoding YfkD family protein encodes MLRQLSIVTFAIFLSFSGLHTTEAKNKETKTPSTAVQIPSSTLHIAKENTNPNTSQDTPYLQPSELSQELLETSNVPIQNPDLIRILNETSISKTPWAIGFRATIYLGQWPLNYESEATSVNWQYQKVNTNHYDNRSGKSQQQMHYNQESQSIVKGGLTSRINEADHVKQMMLLTASKKTNLTLSFQTIIGAGTKKDQVYNIAPKKVGYLYAYTPAVHEKGKVTYGEVYLTMKGSKRMIVVKNVTSQGIGAWIPVQDYVSLSFGAYDQPR; translated from the coding sequence ATGCTACGTCAATTATCTATCGTAACGTTCGCTATTTTCTTGTCATTTTCAGGTTTGCATACAACAGAAGCGAAAAACAAGGAGACAAAAACACCAAGTACGGCTGTTCAAATTCCTAGCTCTACGCTTCATATTGCAAAGGAAAATACAAATCCAAATACGAGTCAAGATACGCCTTATCTACAGCCAAGTGAACTGTCTCAAGAATTACTTGAAACGTCCAATGTGCCAATTCAAAATCCAGATTTAATTCGTATCTTAAATGAAACATCCATTTCAAAGACACCGTGGGCAATTGGTTTTCGAGCAACAATTTATCTTGGCCAATGGCCGCTTAACTATGAATCTGAAGCAACAAGTGTGAATTGGCAGTATCAAAAAGTGAACACAAATCATTATGATAATCGTTCAGGGAAGTCTCAGCAGCAAATGCACTATAATCAAGAATCACAAAGCATTGTAAAAGGCGGTTTAACGTCTCGTATTAACGAAGCGGACCACGTGAAGCAAATGATGCTTTTAACCGCTTCAAAGAAAACAAACCTAACGTTATCATTCCAAACGATTATCGGTGCCGGTACCAAGAAAGATCAGGTATACAATATTGCACCTAAAAAGGTTGGGTATCTATACGCATATACACCGGCCGTTCATGAAAAAGGAAAAGTAACGTATGGTGAAGTGTATTTAACCATGAAAGGCAGCAAGCGCATGATTGTCGTTAAAAACGTAACGTCACAAGGAATTGGTGCTTGGATTCCGGTACAGGATTACGTGTCATTAAGCTTTGGTGCTTACGATCAGCCTCGTTAA
- the yfkAB gene encoding radical SAM/CxCxxxxC motif protein YfkAB yields MTTLQKITPSYDPWEAYLDIKDYGKPTLTNVEFTTTTLCNMRCEHCAVGYTLQPKDPNALPLDLILKRLDEVPTLRALSITGGEPMMSLKSVKNYVVPLLKYAHERGIRTQINSNLTLDLARYELIIPYLDVLHISHNWGTMDDFVEAGFAMMDRKPTYEQRAKYFDRMIENSRALVKAGVTVSAETMLNKRTLPHMEKIHRQIVDEMLCQRHEVHPMYPSDFASALETLSLQDMRSAIHHLLDIRDENVWMLFGTLPFYACNDNEEDQALLKRLYSSKNVTVRNDPDGRSRLNVNIFDGDIIVTDFGDTPPLGNIQDTKLQSAFDTWQQSSISKELSCHCSAVSCLGPNILVKNSYYQGTDFSTRKALITK; encoded by the coding sequence ATGACCACTTTACAAAAGATCACGCCGTCTTATGACCCGTGGGAAGCTTATTTAGATATAAAAGATTACGGAAAGCCAACTTTAACAAACGTCGAGTTCACAACAACAACGTTGTGTAACATGCGCTGTGAACACTGTGCGGTTGGCTACACACTTCAGCCAAAAGATCCGAATGCTTTACCTCTTGATTTGATTTTAAAGCGTTTGGATGAAGTACCGACTCTTCGCGCTCTAAGCATTACAGGGGGCGAGCCGATGATGTCTTTAAAATCTGTCAAAAATTACGTAGTGCCTCTTTTAAAGTATGCGCATGAACGTGGCATTCGTACACAGATTAATTCAAATTTAACGCTTGATTTAGCACGTTATGAACTTATTATTCCATACCTTGATGTTTTACATATTTCACACAACTGGGGAACGATGGATGATTTTGTTGAAGCTGGCTTTGCGATGATGGACCGAAAACCAACATACGAGCAGCGCGCTAAATATTTTGATCGCATGATTGAAAATAGCCGTGCGCTCGTAAAAGCTGGCGTAACGGTATCAGCTGAAACAATGCTCAACAAACGTACGCTTCCTCATATGGAAAAAATTCATCGTCAAATCGTTGATGAAATGCTTTGTCAGAGACATGAGGTGCACCCTATGTACCCAAGTGACTTTGCAAGCGCACTTGAAACATTGTCATTACAAGACATGCGCAGCGCCATTCACCACTTGCTCGATATCCGTGATGAAAACGTGTGGATGCTTTTTGGTACGCTGCCGTTCTATGCGTGTAATGATAACGAAGAAGACCAAGCGTTGTTAAAGCGTTTATACAGCAGCAAAAACGTAACGGTTCGGAACGATCCAGACGGCCGTTCTCGCTTAAACGTGAACATTTTTGATGGCGATATTATCGTGACCGACTTTGGCGATACGCCTCCGCTTGGTAACATTCAAGATACAAAGCTACAGAGTGCTTTTGACACATGGCAGCAATCATCAATTTCAAAAGAACTTAGCTGTCACTGCTCAGCCGTTTCCTGTCTTGGACCAAACATTTTGGTAAAAAACAGCTACTATCAAGGTACGGATTTTTCAACGCGCAAAGCATTGATTACGAAATAA
- a CDS encoding SE1561 family protein, producing the protein MGNAVHDSESQVRYLKERLNMFMQVLDSIEPETTELEDIDRLITMIDDLELKCEQFKKSDDNK; encoded by the coding sequence ATGGGAAATGCAGTACATGATTCAGAATCACAAGTTCGCTATCTAAAAGAACGTTTAAATATGTTTATGCAGGTGCTTGACTCAATTGAACCTGAAACAACAGAGCTTGAAGATATTGACCGTTTAATCACAATGATTGATGACCTTGAATTAAAGTGTGAGCAATTTAAAAAGAGCGACGATAATAAGTAA
- the bstA gene encoding bacillithiol transferase BstA, giving the protein MFNQYPIGVLTIQQPITNEQIKNWIVEIDEAPTQLKRAVEGLTKAQLATPYREGGWTLQQVVHHMADSHLNAYMRIKLGLTENNPTIRPYDEKAWALLSDSGLSIEVSIGLLSSLHKRLVTLLQSLTEGELKRTIRHPDNGTMTIAEVIGTYAWHGKHHIAHITTLRKHKNW; this is encoded by the coding sequence ATGTTTAACCAATATCCAATTGGAGTATTAACAATTCAGCAGCCTATAACAAATGAACAAATTAAGAACTGGATTGTAGAAATTGATGAAGCACCTACTCAATTGAAAAGAGCGGTAGAAGGGCTTACAAAAGCCCAGTTAGCTACACCTTATCGAGAAGGCGGTTGGACGTTGCAACAAGTGGTACATCACATGGCTGATTCTCATTTAAATGCTTATATGCGCATAAAGCTTGGTTTGACAGAGAATAACCCTACAATACGTCCATACGACGAAAAAGCGTGGGCACTCTTATCAGATAGTGGTCTATCAATTGAGGTATCCATTGGACTCTTATCGTCTTTACATAAACGTTTAGTCACGCTGCTTCAATCTTTGACAGAAGGTGAATTAAAAAGAACCATTCGACATCCTGATAACGGCACAATGACCATTGCAGAAGTAATTGGAACCTATGCGTGGCATGGAAAACATCATATTGCACACATTACAACGCTGAGAAAACATAAGAACTGGTAG
- a CDS encoding fumarate hydratase, producing MEALKKSMYDLIVETSTKLPKDVRRAIAAAKAKENAGTRAAMSLATITNNIKMADENISPICQDTGMPTFKIKTPVGVNQIEIKKAIYWAIEEATKDGKLRPNSVDSLTGANSGDNLGAGTPVIKFEQWENDYIDARLILKGGGCENKNIQYSLPCELEGLGRAGRDLDGIRKCVMHSVYQAQGQGCSAGVIGVGIGGDRTTGYELAKEQLFRSLDDENPNEQLKELEEYVMENANKLGIGTMGFGGETTLLGCKVGVINRIPASFFVSVAYNCWAYRRLGIKIDAATGDVTEWLYQEGEEIDFSEQAEKEEDKVANKTREVVLQAPITEEQIRELKVGDVVTINGMMYTGRDAIHKHLTTNDAPVDLNGQIIYHCGPVMLKDDAGNWKVAAAGPTTSIREEPYQGDIMKKFGIRAVIGKGGMGPKTLAALQEHGGVYLNAIGGAAQYYADCIKSVEGVDLMQFGIPEAMWHLKVEGFTAVVTMDSHGNSLHADVDKSSLEKLEQFKEPVFK from the coding sequence ATTGAAGCTTTAAAAAAGAGTATGTACGATCTAATTGTTGAAACATCCACGAAGCTACCAAAGGATGTGCGACGTGCTATTGCAGCGGCAAAAGCAAAAGAAAATGCGGGTACGCGTGCAGCGATGTCACTTGCAACAATCACAAACAATATTAAAATGGCGGATGAAAACATCTCACCAATCTGTCAGGATACGGGGATGCCGACATTTAAAATTAAAACTCCAGTTGGCGTGAACCAAATTGAAATTAAAAAAGCGATCTATTGGGCAATTGAAGAGGCAACAAAAGACGGAAAGCTGCGCCCAAACTCCGTTGACTCGTTAACAGGAGCAAACAGCGGTGATAACTTAGGTGCAGGAACTCCGGTTATTAAGTTTGAACAGTGGGAAAATGATTATATTGACGCGCGCCTCATTTTAAAAGGCGGCGGCTGTGAAAACAAAAATATTCAGTACAGCTTGCCATGTGAGCTTGAAGGTCTAGGCCGTGCTGGTCGTGACTTAGACGGTATTCGAAAGTGCGTAATGCACTCTGTATACCAAGCCCAAGGCCAAGGCTGTAGCGCCGGCGTCATCGGCGTAGGCATCGGTGGCGACCGTACAACAGGCTATGAGCTAGCAAAGGAACAGCTTTTCAGAAGCTTAGATGATGAAAATCCAAATGAGCAGCTAAAAGAACTTGAGGAGTACGTGATGGAAAATGCTAATAAGCTTGGCATTGGTACAATGGGCTTTGGTGGCGAAACAACGCTTCTTGGGTGTAAAGTTGGCGTTATTAATCGTATTCCAGCAAGTTTCTTCGTATCGGTAGCTTATAACTGTTGGGCATACCGTCGCCTTGGCATTAAAATTGATGCAGCGACAGGTGACGTAACAGAATGGTTATACCAAGAAGGCGAAGAAATTGACTTCTCTGAACAAGCGGAGAAAGAAGAAGATAAAGTAGCGAATAAAACACGAGAAGTTGTTCTGCAAGCACCAATCACAGAAGAGCAAATTCGCGAATTAAAAGTAGGTGACGTGGTAACGATTAACGGCATGATGTATACAGGCCGTGACGCAATCCACAAACACTTAACAACGAATGACGCTCCGGTTGACTTAAACGGCCAAATTATTTATCACTGTGGTCCAGTTATGTTAAAAGATGATGCGGGCAACTGGAAAGTAGCTGCAGCAGGACCAACCACAAGTATTCGTGAAGAGCCTTACCAAGGTGATATTATGAAGAAGTTTGGTATTCGTGCTGTTATCGGTAAAGGCGGAATGGGGCCAAAAACCCTAGCAGCTCTACAAGAACACGGAGGCGTCTATCTAAACGCAATTGGCGGCGCAGCGCAGTACTACGCAGATTGCATTAAGAGCGTTGAAGGTGTTGATTTAATGCAGTTCGGTATTCCTGAAGCAATGTGGCATTTAAAAGTTGAAGGGTTCACAGCAGTTGTAACGATGGACTCTCATGGGAATAGCTTACATGCCGACGTTGATAAATCATCGCTTGAAAAGCTGGAGCAATTTAAAGAGCCTGTGTTTAAGTAA